In Pseudomonas grandcourensis, the DNA window TGACCCGGTTGGAAAACCTTCGGTCAGGATGGCTTTTGAGGTATTTCAGGCGTTGTGCCGGCCCGGTCTTGAAGTCCTGCGCAAGCTCTGTCAGAACCCCGTCCTGTGTAATGATTGCCTGGGCATGTCGCTCTGAGGCGGCAAAAAGGGTTTGCAGAAGGTCGTACATGCGCTGGGCGGATTCGATGTCATTGCTGTTGTGTTGCAACTCGATCAGCGACTCGCCTTGCTCGGAAACGAAACTGGCCAGGTAGAGGGTCGCCAGCCGATAGATCCTCAGTCCGTAGGAGGACAGGATCGCCGTGTACTCACCGGTCGCTTTTCCTTCGAACTCGAAGCGCACGTCAACGTCCTTGAGTTGTCGATAGGCCTGGATCAAATCGCGACGGGCCTGGATCAACTGATCGACAATGACCTGATCTCTTTCCTGCAATACCTGGAAATTCAGCCGGCTGCGGGATCGCGCAATGGCCTTGAGCCGATGGTCTTCGATAAGGGCCCGGTCCTCGGGCGATGCGCGAAGTCGTATGCGGGCGGTTTCCAGTTCGTTGTCGGCGCTGTCGTAGGCGATTCTTGCGGCTTCCAGTTGCCGGTCCATATCCTTTGCCTGTCTTGCCAGCGTCGATACGGTCCCGCCGATTTGGTTGACCTCAACGGTGGCTTGCTCACGTTTCCTGTCTATTTCCGCCAGTTTGGCTTTGAGTCGATTCTTGGGGCCTCCGCCCTGCAGCTTCAGACCCGTGTCCAGCGACCAGCTGCCTTGTCCGTCGGTCTTGAGCTTGAAGCCGGGATGGAGCGGTTTTTCGGGGTGAATGATGTAAACGTCGCCGAACCCTGGAACGATACTGACCTTGAACAGCAATCCTCCCAGTGAGGCATGCCATTGATGCTCGATACGGTACAGCCCTTTTAACATGCCGATTTCAATGGGGGTGGGAACCGGGACGGGCCAGGCGACCTTGAGTTCGAGCAATGCATTCAACAGCCGCTGGCTTGAGGAATCCCTGGCGGTAGAGTGAATGAAATCGATGTGCGTGTGATCAGCGGCCGGCGGTTCTGCGGGCAAGCCGACCACACCTTGCTCGATGACGGCCGTCGGCGGAGCGACATCCTGGGGTGGACGACGCAGGCGGGCGAGGCGCGCTGGCAGCTCTGCCGGCCGGGGTGCGGGTGTCAAAAGCCCGGGCGGATGGGGTTGGGGCGACACATGCAACAGGATCAACCCGACATTGAGCAGCAGATCGACCCAGGCCAGTTCCCGGGCTGTCGGGTCATTACTGTGCAGCGCCGTCACATCGCTTTTCAGGGCGACGGCCAGCTGCAGCATCCAGCCAGCCAGCATCGCCGGGCCACGAAGCACTGGCAGGAGCAAGGCGTTGAACAGCAACCAGCCGCCCTCGCGCACGATGGCCCAGCGGTTTTCGGCGTTGGAAACCGATTCTCTGTCAGCCAGGTCAATGAGCGCCCGTGCGTTGCTGGCGTAGAGGTACTGCGTCAGATTCCCGGTGGCCAGCGCCTGTACCAGCGAACCAGGTACTTCTTCGGTGCTGGAGCCCTGAGCCAACTGCGCGGGCTCCGGTTTTTCCCAACGGACGGTGTCGTCTCCCGTGCCGAAACGAAGGATATGGGGGCTGTTGAACCCGTCATTGCTGTAGATCGGCCTGGCCCTGTCCGGCAGCCAGCTCAGTACGCTGTCTTGCAGGGGGCCGGCATGTGCAATGGCGTTGAACAAGGCTTCACGGCTTGGGAACTGCTGCAAGGCGTCCTGGTATACGGGCCGATAAAGGATGTGCGGGCCGATGCCGGTGTCGCGCGGTTCAATGATGAACATGTTGTCGACGACATCGGCGGCCGCGCCGGCCTTGCGGGTAAAGGCAAGCGCGCGGATGACGATGTCCCGGCCGTCGACGACGCGCTCGGGTGCATGGGTGTGCAAGACGGCCTTGATATAACGGTAGCCCTGGAAGCTCAGTCCGTGCTCGCCGCGGATCCTGTGTTCCAGCGCCTGAAGCGGCAGCTGTACCTTGAGCGCCTGGCTAAACTCGATTTCGCGACGTTGCGATTCGCTGTTGTCTTCGAGCAGCAGGGTTTTGAGGGTGTTCGGGTAACGTTCGCCGATGTTCACTCGGCTGATAAGCCCTTCGGTGCTGCTGAACAGACCTTTTTCACCCAGGATGTAGTCGGCGGTCAGCCACGACGGGACGGCTTTTCCGGTCTTGTCCGTGATGGTCATGCTGCCCGAGGGCGTGGCGCTGAGGTTGTGGATGGCCAGTTCGGTCAGCGTCATGGGAACGCGGGTGATGAAGCCGCTGCCCAGATCACCGGCCGCCACCCGGAAATCGAGCAGCAGATCGCCAGGTTCGCAATCGGAATCTGGATGGTCCAGGCGCATCTGATCACGCAAGGCGTTGTTGGTGAAATCATGCAGGTTTTCGATGCCGTCGAGGAAGGACATGCCGCCTGTCTGTCGTTGCCATTGCGCCTGTTCGACCAGCAATTGACGATATTCGGCACGCTCGCTGTCGCTGGCGTCCTTGAGCCATTGGGGCAGGGTCGCGCGTATTTTTTCGACAGGTTGCTGGTCAGGCGCCGGAGCATGGCTGAAGCAAGGGGCCGGGTCGGTGCTGGCGGCGAAACGTTCTTCCAGTGCGCGAACCCCTTGGTCGGCGGGAAGCCGGATGGCGTCCAGGTTCTCCAGCTGACGCTCCAGCAGCAACGCCGCCTGAGTATCGAAGATATTTCCATCGGGCTCGGAACGCTTGATGACGATTATGTCGGCGATGAACTGGCGCTCCACCTCACGGCCCCAGGCCTGATTGAACGCTTCCATGCTGGGGTACGACTCCAGACGGCCTGAAACACGGTACAAAAAGACCTGGCTTCCTTGCACCACGAGCAGGTCCGGCGTGGTGAAGGACGTGCTTTCGCCATTGCGGATCAAGCAGGTTTCCAGGCAATAGGCATGCACAAAACCGTCAGGGTGGGGGATAGCCTGGCGCTCACGACGGTCGGGATATCGAGCCAGTTCGTAGAGTGCGGCCCGGTCATCTTTTTGAGCCTCGGGAAGAAGGCTTGCCGCACTGTTCAGACCGCTTGCCAGCAGGTCACCCAGCCATTGCCAGTGGCTGACTTTGGTGTCGTGCGCCTGGTTCCAGTAGGCCGTCAGGGCATCCTGAAACCGGGTGCCCAGAGTCAACGCCAATGACTGGATTTTTTCCTGGATAACGCCCATGTCGGGACGTTTCGGTCCTTGCGCTTCGTAGGTCAGACGCGAGGGCGCGCGGTTGGTGAGGAAGTGTACGCGTCCGTCAATTTCTGCCGTGAGATTCAGGGATGTGTTGTTGCCCAGATAGTCCAGGGCCACGTCGATCAATAGCTTGAGGTCCCATCCCCCGGTCTGGTTGGGTATGGCGAGCCGGGTGACATCCAGGTCCAGGGCCAGAGGCGGGTAGTGCTCCAGGATACTGGCTTGAAGCATTTGTCCGGCGACCTGGCGCAATGTCGGTCGGCTGGCGAATCGAAGGGCGACTGCTTGAGCGGGAGCGTCGCTGGTAGCGGGGCGTGTGGGTTGCCCCTGAGTCTCGTCTGGCGGGACGGCGGATTGATTCTGCATATCGGATACCGTTCTGTAGCGAAAGAAGTGTGGTTTCGCTGCCAGAATGGCGAGTTTATCGCAGGCGAGTGCGGTATCCGGCTACCACCGGAGTACTCGAAAAGTGTGCGGATCGTGCCTGGTGATCGGCCGATATATCGCTCAGGGCAGCTCGGAACCGAGTACGACATTCAGCGCGCTGCGGGCATCGTCCAGTTGCACCAGCGTCGCATGCCGCGCACCGAGGGCGTCGCGGTTTTCTATGGCGGTCAGGATTGCCTTGTGCCGGGGCAGCGCCAGTTCATGCAGGTTCGGCCGCTGGTTGGAATGTTTCAGGGCTTCGGCGATGGCCACAGAAAGCATGTTGCACAGGTTGGCCAGCAAGTCGTTGTGCGTGGCATCGGCGATGCGACTGTGGAAGTCCAGGTCCGGCTGCAACAACGCTTCCGGCGTCGGCGCGGCTTCCATGCGCTGGTAGGCCTCACCGATGGAGGCAATGTCCGCTTCCGTGGCGAATTGCGCGGCGAGGGCGGCAGCGGCCGGTTCGATGATGCTGCGCACGCTGGTCAGTAGGTCGAAAAACTGATTCTGCGGACTGCTTTGCATCAACCAGTGCAGCACGTCCGGATCAAGCATGTGCCAGTCCTTGCGCGGCTTGACCACGGTGCCGACCCGCGGGCGGGAATACACCAGGCCCTTGGCGACCAGCACCCGGGTGGCTTCACGCAGCACCGGCCGGCTGACCGCATACTCTTCGCACAACAGCGCTTCGGCGGGCAGTTTGTCGTCCGGCAGGAAACGTCCCGAGACGATCTGCATGCCCAGTTCCTGGACGATGCGCGAGTGCATGCTTTTGCGGTCGGAGGGTTTGCGGTAATCCATGGGAAACGGCGCGGTCCTGTGCGAATAGGTGTCGCGCATGATAGCAGGCGCGGACGGTGGGCGATCCAGCCCTTGAAAAGATCGCAGCCTTCGGCAGCTCCTACAGAGATCCGATTCACCACAATGAATGTGTCTGACCTGAATCCCGTAGGAGCTGCCGAAGGCTGCGATCTTTTGCTTTTAGTGGGAGTGACGCGGCACTTCAGCCCCGCGGCAACCGACCAGGAAGTCGAAGTCACAACCCTGGTCCGCTTGCAGCACATGCTCGATGTACAGCTGGCGATACCCACCGACGATCAGGTTCTGCGGCGGTTGCAGGTCAGCCATGCGCGCGGCCAGGTCGGCGTCCGGAATATCCAGGTGCAAGCGGCCGCTGGCGCAATCAAGTTCGATCCAGTCGCCTTCTTTCACTGCGGCCAGCGGTCCGCCGGCAGCGGCTTCCGGGGCGACGTGCAGCACAACAGTGCCATACGCCGTGCCGCTCATGCGCGCATCGGAAATACGCACCATGTCGGTCACGCCCTGGGCCAGCAGCTTGGCCGGCAGGCCCATGTTGCCCACTTCGGCCATGCCCGGATAACCCTTCGGCCCGCAGTTCTTCATCACCAGGATCGAGTTGGCATCCACGTCCAGTTCCGGATCGTTGATCCGTGCCTTGTACATGTCGAAGTTCTCGAACACCACTGCGCGGCCTCGATGCTGCATCAGTTCGGGCGTGGCGGCGGACGGCTTGAGCACGGCGCCCAGCGGGGCCAGGTTGCCGCGCAACACACAGATGCCGCCATCGGCGCGGATCGGGTTGTCGAGGGTGCGGATCACTTCGTCCTCGCCATAGATCGGCGCGTCCCTGGTGTTCTCGCCGATGGACTTGCCGTTGACGGTCAAGGCATTCGGGTTCGGGATCAGGTTGGCTTCGCCAAGGCGACGCAGCACGGCCGGCAAGCCACCGGCGTAATAGAACTCTTCCATCAGGAAGCGCCCGGACGGTTGCAGGTCGACGATGGTCGGCATGCCGCGACCGATGCGGGTCCAGTCATCCAGGTCCAACTCGACGCCAATGCGCCCGGCGATGGCCTTCAGGTGGATCACCGCATTGGTCGAACCGCCGATGGCTGCGTTGACGCGAATGGCGTTTTCGAAGGCTTCCCTGGTGAGGATCTTCGACAGTTTCAAGTCTTCGCGCACCATTTCCACGGCACGCATGCCGGACATGTGCGCCAACACATAACGGCGCGCATCCACGGCCGGGATCGCCGCGTTGTGGGGCAGGGAAGTGCCCAGTGCTTCGGCCATGCAGGCCATGGTCGAGGCGGTGCCCATGGTGTTGCAGGTGCCGGCCGAGCGGGACATGCCGCCCTCGGCCGCGAGGAAATCGTCGATGCTGATGGTGCCGGCCTTGACCTGTTCACTGAGCTGCCAGACCACGGTGCCGGAGCCGATGTCCTTACCCTTGTGCTTGCCGTTGAGCATCGGCCCGCCGGTGACGACGATGGCCGGTACGTCACAACTGGCGGCGCCCATCAGCAAGGCCGGGGTGGTTTTGTCGCAACCGGTCAGCAGCACCACGCCATCGATCGGGTTACCGCGAATGGCTTCTTCGACATCCATGCTCGCCAGGTTGCGGGTGAGCATGGCGGTAGGGCGCAGGTTCGATTCGCCGTTGGAGAACACCGGAAATTCCACCGGAAAGCCCCCGGCCTCGATCACCCCGCGTTTGACGTGCTCGGCAATCTGGCGGAAATGCGCGTTGCACGGGGTCAGTTCCGACCAGGTGTTGCAGATGCCGATGATCGGCTTGCCATGGAACTGGTGGTCGGCGATGCCCTGATTCTTCATCCAGCTGCGGTACATGAAGCCGTTCTTGTCGGCTGTGCCAAACCATTGGGCGGAGCGCAGGGTGGGTTTCTTATCAGACATGATCGGTTCTCTTATTGTATGACTATATTGTTCGAGCTGAGGCGTAACATAAGCTCAAATTCCGCGCTTTGGAAGTATTGTTGAGTAAATAGTATTACTATATAGTCCGCTCAAACGGAGGGATGGCCCTGGTGAATTTTTCGCGAGAGGCGTCCCCCGAGGTTCCATAAAAACAACAATCGGAGACCGATCTCATGAGCCAGGAACTGCGGCTTATCCGTCGCATCACGCTGAAACTGATTCCCTTCCTGATCCTGCTGTACCTGATCGCCTATGTGGACCGCTCCGCGGTGGGCTTCGCCAAATTGCACATGGGCGCCGACATCGGCCTGGGCGATGCCGCCTACGGTCTTGGCGCCGGGCTGTTCTTCATCGGCTACTTCCTGCTGGAAATCCCCAGCAACCTGATGCTCGACCGCTTCGGCGCACGGCGCTGGTTCGCGCGGATCATGGTTACCTGGGGCGCCATCACTATCGGCATGGCCTTCGTCCAGGGGCCGAGCAGCTTCTATGTGATGCGCTTTCTGCTCGGCGCCGCCGAGGCCGGGTTCTTCCCGGGCGTTCTGTACTACATCACCCAGTGGTTCCCGGTGCGCCATCGCGGCAAGATCCTCGGGTTGTTCATCCTGTCGCAACCCATTGCGATGATGATCACCGGCCCGGTGTCCGGTGGCTTGCTGGGCATGGACGGTGTGTTGGGGCTGCACGGCTGGCAGTGGCTGTTCATCGTCATTGGCTGCCCGGCGATCCTGCTGACCTGGCCGGTGCTGCGCTACCTGCCGGACGGCCCGCAGCAAGTGAAGTGGATGGACCAAGCGGAAAAGGACTGGCTGAACAGCGAGCTGAAAAAGGATCTGGATGCCTACGGCCAGACCCGTCACGGCAACCCGTTGCACGCCCTCAAGGACAAGCGCGTCCTGCTGCTGGCGCTGTTCTACCTGCCGGTGACCCTGAGCATCTATGGCCTGGGTCTGTGGCTGCCGACCCTGATCAAGCAGTTCGGCGGCAGCGACCTGGTGACCGGTTTTGTTTCGGCGGTGCCGTACATCTTCGGAATCGTCGGCCTGCTGATCATTCCGCGCAGTTCCGACCGCTTGAACGACCGCTATGGCCATCTCGCCGTGCTTTACGTACTGGGTGCGATTGGCCTGTTCCTCAGCGCCTGGCTGTCGGTGCCGATGCTGCAACTGGCGGCGCTGTGCCTGGTGGCGTTCGCACTGTTCTCCTGCACGGCGGTGTTCTGGACCTTGCCGGGCCGCTTCTTCGCCGGCGCCAGTGCGGCGGCGGGGATCGCCTTGATCAACTCGGTGGGCAACCTCGGCGGCTACCTCGGTCCATTCGTGATCGGCGCGTTGAAGGAATACACCGGCAACCTGGCTTCGGGCCTGTACTTCCTGTCGGGGGTGATGGTGTTCGGGTTGATTCTGACTGGCGTTGTCTATCGCCTGCTGGAACGCAAGCACGTCCTGCCAGCCGATCAATTTGCAGCAAGTGCACGCTAATCCAATGTAGGAGTGAGCCTGCTCGCGATAGCGTCGGCACATCCAATGTTGTCGGCGACTGATACATCGCTATCGCGAGCAGGCTCACTCCTACAGAGATCCGCGGTGTTTTTGAAGGAATAGGAGAAAATTCATGCGTTTGGTTCAGTTCGAATTGAGTAACGGCGAACGCCGTGTCGGCGTGGTCGAGGCAGGCCTGGTCCGTGAAGTGCAGGACGCGCGTACCGTGCGTGACCTGGCATTGGCGGCGATCGAGGCGGGCGCAAGCCTTGAGCAACAGGTGCAAAGCCTGGGGCTGGGCATCAGCCATGACTATGCCGAACTGCTGACGCAGCGGCGCATCCTGCCGCCCCTGGACCATGCGGACCCGGCGCACCTGCTGGTCAGCGGCACGGGCCTGACCCATCTGGGCAGCGCCTCGGCCCGGGACAAGATGCACCAGCAAAGTGGCGACGAAACCGCGATGACCGACACCATGCGCATCTTCAAGTGGGGCGTGGAGGGCGGTAAGCCGGCGGCGGATGAAGCCGGTGTGCAACCGGAATGGTTCTATAAAGGCGATGGCAGCATCGTCGTCAGGCCCGGCCAGCCGTTTCCCCTGCCACCGTTTGCCGAAGATGCCGGTGAAGAGCCGGAGATCGCCGGCCTGTATGTGATCGGTCACGACGCCAAGCCGTATCGCCTGGGTTTTGCCGTGGGCAACGAGTTCTCCGACCACGTCATGGAGCGCAAGAACTACCTGTATCTGGCCCACTCGAAACTGCGCAGCTGCAGCTATGGCCCAGAGCTTCGGGTCGGCGAACTGCCGCAGCATCTGGCGGGCACCAGCCGCATCCTGCGCGACGGCGAAGTGCTGTGGCAGAACGAGTTTCTCAGTGGCGAGGCGAACATGTGCCACAGCCTCGCCAACCTCGAATTCCATCATTTCAAGTACAGCCAGTTCCTGCGCCCGGGGGATGTGCACATTCACTTCTTCGGCACCGCGACCCTGTCCTTTGGCGACGGCATTCGCACGCAACCGGGTGACGTGTTCGAGATCACCCAGGCCGAATTCGGCGCGCCATTGATCAACGGCATCGCACCGGTCGCAGCGACTTTCGCGCCCGGCACCGTCGGCACACTTTGAGGACT includes these proteins:
- a CDS encoding MFS transporter is translated as MSQELRLIRRITLKLIPFLILLYLIAYVDRSAVGFAKLHMGADIGLGDAAYGLGAGLFFIGYFLLEIPSNLMLDRFGARRWFARIMVTWGAITIGMAFVQGPSSFYVMRFLLGAAEAGFFPGVLYYITQWFPVRHRGKILGLFILSQPIAMMITGPVSGGLLGMDGVLGLHGWQWLFIVIGCPAILLTWPVLRYLPDGPQQVKWMDQAEKDWLNSELKKDLDAYGQTRHGNPLHALKDKRVLLLALFYLPVTLSIYGLGLWLPTLIKQFGGSDLVTGFVSAVPYIFGIVGLLIIPRSSDRLNDRYGHLAVLYVLGAIGLFLSAWLSVPMLQLAALCLVAFALFSCTAVFWTLPGRFFAGASAAAGIALINSVGNLGGYLGPFVIGALKEYTGNLASGLYFLSGVMVFGLILTGVVYRLLERKHVLPADQFAASAR
- the araD1 gene encoding AraD1 family protein; the protein is MRLVQFELSNGERRVGVVEAGLVREVQDARTVRDLALAAIEAGASLEQQVQSLGLGISHDYAELLTQRRILPPLDHADPAHLLVSGTGLTHLGSASARDKMHQQSGDETAMTDTMRIFKWGVEGGKPAADEAGVQPEWFYKGDGSIVVRPGQPFPLPPFAEDAGEEPEIAGLYVIGHDAKPYRLGFAVGNEFSDHVMERKNYLYLAHSKLRSCSYGPELRVGELPQHLAGTSRILRDGEVLWQNEFLSGEANMCHSLANLEFHHFKYSQFLRPGDVHIHFFGTATLSFGDGIRTQPGDVFEITQAEFGAPLINGIAPVAATFAPGTVGTL
- a CDS encoding FadR/GntR family transcriptional regulator, giving the protein MDYRKPSDRKSMHSRIVQELGMQIVSGRFLPDDKLPAEALLCEEYAVSRPVLREATRVLVAKGLVYSRPRVGTVVKPRKDWHMLDPDVLHWLMQSSPQNQFFDLLTSVRSIIEPAAAALAAQFATEADIASIGEAYQRMEAAPTPEALLQPDLDFHSRIADATHNDLLANLCNMLSVAIAEALKHSNQRPNLHELALPRHKAILTAIENRDALGARHATLVQLDDARSALNVVLGSELP
- a CDS encoding IlvD/Edd family dehydratase encodes the protein MSDKKPTLRSAQWFGTADKNGFMYRSWMKNQGIADHQFHGKPIIGICNTWSELTPCNAHFRQIAEHVKRGVIEAGGFPVEFPVFSNGESNLRPTAMLTRNLASMDVEEAIRGNPIDGVVLLTGCDKTTPALLMGAASCDVPAIVVTGGPMLNGKHKGKDIGSGTVVWQLSEQVKAGTISIDDFLAAEGGMSRSAGTCNTMGTASTMACMAEALGTSLPHNAAIPAVDARRYVLAHMSGMRAVEMVREDLKLSKILTREAFENAIRVNAAIGGSTNAVIHLKAIAGRIGVELDLDDWTRIGRGMPTIVDLQPSGRFLMEEFYYAGGLPAVLRRLGEANLIPNPNALTVNGKSIGENTRDAPIYGEDEVIRTLDNPIRADGGICVLRGNLAPLGAVLKPSAATPELMQHRGRAVVFENFDMYKARINDPELDVDANSILVMKNCGPKGYPGMAEVGNMGLPAKLLAQGVTDMVRISDARMSGTAYGTVVLHVAPEAAAGGPLAAVKEGDWIELDCASGRLHLDIPDADLAARMADLQPPQNLIVGGYRQLYIEHVLQADQGCDFDFLVGCRGAEVPRHSH
- a CDS encoding DUF6543 domain-containing protein translates to MLQASILEHYPPLALDLDVTRLAIPNQTGGWDLKLLIDVALDYLGNNTSLNLTAEIDGRVHFLTNRAPSRLTYEAQGPKRPDMGVIQEKIQSLALTLGTRFQDALTAYWNQAHDTKVSHWQWLGDLLASGLNSAASLLPEAQKDDRAALYELARYPDRRERQAIPHPDGFVHAYCLETCLIRNGESTSFTTPDLLVVQGSQVFLYRVSGRLESYPSMEAFNQAWGREVERQFIADIIVIKRSEPDGNIFDTQAALLLERQLENLDAIRLPADQGVRALEERFAASTDPAPCFSHAPAPDQQPVEKIRATLPQWLKDASDSERAEYRQLLVEQAQWQRQTGGMSFLDGIENLHDFTNNALRDQMRLDHPDSDCEPGDLLLDFRVAAGDLGSGFITRVPMTLTELAIHNLSATPSGSMTITDKTGKAVPSWLTADYILGEKGLFSSTEGLISRVNIGERYPNTLKTLLLEDNSESQRREIEFSQALKVQLPLQALEHRIRGEHGLSFQGYRYIKAVLHTHAPERVVDGRDIVIRALAFTRKAGAAADVVDNMFIIEPRDTGIGPHILYRPVYQDALQQFPSREALFNAIAHAGPLQDSVLSWLPDRARPIYSNDGFNSPHILRFGTGDDTVRWEKPEPAQLAQGSSTEEVPGSLVQALATGNLTQYLYASNARALIDLADRESVSNAENRWAIVREGGWLLFNALLLPVLRGPAMLAGWMLQLAVALKSDVTALHSNDPTARELAWVDLLLNVGLILLHVSPQPHPPGLLTPAPRPAELPARLARLRRPPQDVAPPTAVIEQGVVGLPAEPPAADHTHIDFIHSTARDSSSQRLLNALLELKVAWPVPVPTPIEIGMLKGLYRIEHQWHASLGGLLFKVSIVPGFGDVYIIHPEKPLHPGFKLKTDGQGSWSLDTGLKLQGGGPKNRLKAKLAEIDRKREQATVEVNQIGGTVSTLARQAKDMDRQLEAARIAYDSADNELETARIRLRASPEDRALIEDHRLKAIARSRSRLNFQVLQERDQVIVDQLIQARRDLIQAYRQLKDVDVRFEFEGKATGEYTAILSSYGLRIYRLATLYLASFVSEQGESLIELQHNSNDIESAQRMYDLLQTLFAASERHAQAIITQDGVLTELAQDFKTGPAQRLKYLKSHPDRRFSNRVTAILESLDVLNILSIDTTVEAKTPQEQYFLKVHEDRLGAMSALEDSHLELLSTDGFTSQERKDVLINLIRHYKRRLQINTSLLELESPLIRPRYMALLMGRLEIARDSAESELADLLREDEFLPILPVAFTPVKAPSKTKRVFKSRDNGALVGELEPASAGMPFPTIVTRNPVTLQVSGRFMEHPNEGWVKIVEAAPVRPVHAAQPRTVAALRTEGQRLIDEIPAIERSIEFQKRKLNDPQRRDELNPRDWSDMLEHQAERIETLARELEHAQPVNPQIDNVLESLRNTASETRLKGQQHCIEGYKVQRPRQESIEYLRDRQAVDIGLVQALKRTAAKDYLTEFAIREKNSDRVLWYAHFHYAQANSAPSTYTIAHLKRPEHRFMTLKDLIAQAGPDNKVIIRDLYSPITPPRDQRLFLDLLPVR